The nucleotide window TCCTGTGCAGTGCCTTAAGGATTGCTCCCATCTAGCTGCCCCAATTAATATCCAAGCAGACACATTaggcaccagttgcagcttctgggccTTTtgcaagggcagacccacatagagtgaGGAAAATGAAAGACAGAAGGATTTCTCAAGAATTTGATGAAAATggtgcttagggttgccaggtccatggcctgagactgatcctgtatctttaggagaagagaaagtcagccaagtgcaggtgttcttacaacactataatgggaaaacccactagctggaattctcccttcccctgcacaacgtttaaaggtacggaagacctctgggaggctgggcctggcaaccaagaggtcttctgtatctttaaaagttgtgcagagggaagggagaatttcaccttgtggtttttctcattacagagttgcaagaacacctgcacatggctgagtttctcttctcctaaagatacaggatcagtctaaggccaagaacctggcaaccctaactgaaacaagggggggggaacacactCACACTgtacatatatttttaaactgaTCTTCCCAACCATTGAAGTAATTGAGAACAAGTTTCCAGTCAGCCAACCAGCCAGCTAatcccttttccaggatacttcaCTCCATTTCCactggctactgagcatgctcattgagCTATATTGGGTCTCCCCCCCCGcttaggttcccccccccaaaaaaagatttttttttttttttggtcctttTGTAAACCTTAAGAGTTTTTATAAGCCTGCTGATGCCTGTTTCTTATGTATGTCATTTTGGCTACATGCAAATCCACACTCAGAGAAAGCATTTGGCATTGGTATACAGGTTGGGGAAAATAAAAGCTGGGGAAAATCTGCTCATCCCTAGGCCTCCCAAACGTTTCTGACAGGATGGTTGTGAATTCAGCTCTAGGTATTTGACTCCTAAATAATTAAACAATTATCCTCCAGCAGCTTACCAGGGGGTAGTCAAGGGGGCACCCACACATGCACTTTCCCTGATGCCCAAACGGtcccctcactccccctccccctgctgaaattaggcttgaaagaatcaTTATATTGTAACCAATAGAATAGGTTCTGGCGTGTGCTTGGTTGCTTGGatgcttgggtgtgtgtgtgtgtttctgtctgtctgtgtctatAGTGCCTGTAAAATATGTTGTGTGGTTGCCACAGGGTAAAAAGGTAAAAGTGATTCTTTAGAAACGTTGGAAATGAGCATGCTCTGGGTCTGTATTTTGTTGGGGTGTGATTCCAAGACGGATGCCAGACGACGATTGTTTAAAGAAAAACCAAGAAGAAATACCTTACATATTTTATAGTGCCCATGACATTTCCTTtgatttgcaaatgtgcccatgggccccaaAACATTGGCAACTCCTGAGCTTACGTTTGGGGGAAGGGTATGATTTAATCCATCAGTACTAAAATTCTACAATAATTAATTTGAGGTTTGTTGGTTATTGTCTTTAAATTGCAGACTTGGTGATTTGAAATTGAACAGAACTACTATTTGTTGAActattttgtttttcagatgttttagactgctaCATTCCACCTCATTGTCAGCATGATAAACACATAAAAAAGGGATGTTTCCAACTAGTAATAAGGGAAGAGACATATCTAAATGCATAGTAAGTACTTTTGCAATACTTTCCCAAAGAAATCAACAATGCAATAGCATCATGGAAAATTCTCTCTGTTTCCTGCCCCCTCTCTTTATTCTTTAATGGGAAAAACTGTTCTCAGTAATACAGAAATAGTTTCGATATTTCAAGACATTAAGACTAGGGATTGATGGATCAATATATTTCACTTTCATAAATCCCTTCCAccctgtttccacattaatcagaaacacacatacatataaatCTGCACAGAATTTGTATTTCAATATTACTTCTGAACATGTATTCTAACAAAACATATGTTTCCTAACATATTTTGTTGCAAaccatgcatttctaaatgtgtaTTACCTTAAAATAAACATATTACAATGAAATTTGGTCATTTTTTAACcaagaactgaattttaaaatatGGAGAAGCATGACATCCAAAGGATAATTATattctgatccacacattagtctGGAAAGTGAAAATCATGTCAGCTCTTAccagaattcacaaagatcaaattcctcaagctgAGAAATTgctgtaaataaatattatttcaaTCCAAGATTGGAGTCCTAATCATCATAGCAGGGGGAAAAATGTTATGAAATCATCTACTTAGATCTCTTGATGCCTTAAGAAATTTACGTATTTCCCAAGAAATTTTCTCAGGGCCTTCTTCATCTCCCGGTTTCTCAGACTGTATATAAGAGGATTGACCAAGGGAGTGAGGACAGAATAAAAGATAGAGAAGAATTCATTTAATGTCTTCAGTCTGTCAGTCTTTGGAAGTACATAAACAATTATTAAGGTCCCATAGAAAAGGGAAACCACCAGAAGATGAGAAGAGCAAGTGGAGAAAGCCTTTTTCTTCTCCATTGTGGATGGGATCCTCATGATGCGACTGACAATGAATATGTAGGATGTCAGGGTTAATATAAATGGGGGCAAGGTGAAAATAGATGAGAAAATGGAGGTCACTAGCTCCATTGTCTTTGTATCACTGCAAGCAAGCTTCATTAATGGGGCCACATCACAGAAGAAATGGTCAATGTCTTTGGGACCACAGAATATTAATTGTGACATCAGTACTATGTATACTGACATCCCTATGAACCCATTGATCCAAGAGCCAGTGGCGAGACGAAAGCATAGGCTACTGTTCATAAGAGTAGTGTAGTGTAAAGGCTTGCAAATGGCTAAATACCGGTCATAAGACATCATTGCTAGAAGATAGCATTGTGTAGCAACGAGTGAGGCAAAGAAATAGAACTGGGCAATGCAACCCCACACAGGAATGGCTCTGTTCCCAGTCAGGCAGCCAGCAAGCACCTTGGGAAGAATGGTGGAGACGGTGCAGCTATCTAAGCTGGACAGGTTGGCTAAGAAGAAATACATGGGAGTGTGAAGCTGCTGTTCAGAAATGACTAGGAGAATAATAAGCAGGTTCCCAGCCATGGTACAGATATAGATAAACAGAAACAGTAAGAAGAGGTAAATCTGCAGGCGTTCAGCATTCCCAAATCCCAGGAGATTTAATTCTGTAATGGTTGTTTCATTTCCCCAGTTTGAGTTTGCCATCTCTTCATTCttcaaacaaagcaaaacagtatTTGTTGCTTTAAAATTTAACATACACCAGCACCAgagtagtagtagcagcatgttaaaggtctcaggtttaatttcttgcagagctgggaaagacccctgtctggagTCCTAGAGAATCACAGCCAGTCAGTCAGTAGAAAAAATGGACTTAAATGAATCAATtatctgaatcagtataaggcagcttcctaagcatGTAAGGCTCTCAACTATGCACAATGCAACCACTAGCAAAACTCACAAATGATTATCAGTATAGATCTCTGCGCCTTATAAATGACTGGCTTGTGTCCATCTTTAGGAACATCTTCAGTCCTTACTGATATGGCAACACCATTATGTCCCAACATTTAGATATGCTGAACCAGCAGTGTGGTTGTCTGGATGCCATGATTTATGATCTAGGGAGATCATGATACAATTTCCAAGGATCTAACATTTGCAAAAGCAAATGCTGATTTATGTTAATCTTCTTAGACATATGTTTGTAGCAATAATCAAAGGACATACATGTAAACAGAAAAGAACTATTTTTATGCAATAGCAGTTGACTAGTAGTGACTGTTTGTAGTAAGTATCCTCCTATTAGTCATTTTTGTGCAATCAGTGTTGTAATTGCTAACCTTGGATATTGCTTGGCAAGACAGTATTGATgtatattgattgattgaattaattaattaaaatgggcAAAACTATCTGTACAGAACCTGTTGTCCAAACAAATTTTTCTACCTGTCTCTACTTTCTTAACATGCTGTGTATTTACCTTCAGAATTTGTTTGATGAAGATGTTAATGACAATAGGTTGGATTCCTTATCCGCCCTTCACTGAAGGCTCCAGAGTTGGttccaacaatttaaaaatacaatattaaaattagttaaaacaaattacagtcaagagaatggggtgggtcctaaaacATATCTTAGGTGtccaaggccagggtaaagaggtgcatcttcagtataTCACAAAAGCCATACAATGAAATGTACCAGATGCACATGTGCGGGTAAGGAATTCCACaccttaggagctgccacagagaataaaTTCTCCCAGCCCATCACCTGATGAACCTCTGAAGGCAGTAGAACTACTGAGAGTGCCCCATCTGTTGGTCTTAAAACTCAGGGAGGTCGGTAGGATATTTGGGGCCTCTGTAAAGAGTTTCTGATTGCAAAGTTATGCTTGAGGACCAAGCCAGATATGACATGAAAAGGGACTTATTAGCAACTACTCAGggttttaaacatttaataataGTTATGGGGGATGAGATTCATTGGGACTACAATGCATAGGAACCACTGGTTTTATCTTTGCGgccacagccacagccacagagagagggggggagagagagagggagggagaggctaCTATCATTCTAAGATGACCATAGGAATTGTGTCAGGCAGTAAGGGAGAAGGTAATCCCATAGCTATCCTTGTCCCAAATTATTTATAGGTCATTATCGGTCAAATCCAAAACTTTGAGCCTGACTAGGTAATGTATAGGCAACGGAAtgcaaggtttgtttgttttttaaaggtaataTGGGCATGATAAGGCATCTCCTAAGTAGCTTAGCCACCCCATATTATGCTTGCTTTAGTTCTGAATGAGCCTCAAGGGCAGGGCCACAGAGAATGCATTCCAGACATCAAGCTTAGATATTACCAACATATGCATCACTGTTTTGAAACTATCTGCCCAGCAACTGTTTTAGTTAACATACTAGtctaagttggtaaaaggcactcctagtcattgTGGCCACCTGAGCTTCCAGTAACAGAGATgcatcaaggagtacccccagactgtgCACCTGCCCCCtcagaaggagtgcaaccccatccagaataagtATATTACCCATTTCACAGACCAGGGAACCTTCCACCCACAATGTCTtaatcttgtcaggattcagttcaTTAGTCCTCCTCCAGCCCATCACAATTTCCAGACGTTAGATCAGAATGTACACAGCAACATCTGATTCATATGTAACAGAGAAATGTTCTAGGGGGTAGATTTAATTCATGCTAGGCACTAGCTGAGCCTGCTAGATTTCACCTTCAACCCAACTGAACTGAGAACATGCCTTACATCTGTAGTTTACCTTCCTCAGTTCTGGCATTTTAGGATGGATGGAAGCTGAAGGTAATGAGAATGAGTAGCTTCCTGGAGAATGCAAAATCTTCAGTCTTAACAAATGGGCTGCAAGAGCCATCTTTTAGTCCTGACCTCCATTGTACAAATCAGGCTACCCAGAAATGGATCTTTTATATACACATCATGTAGCATACTTCCATCTGCCATGTATGtcctccccccacacacccctatTATCAAGAGTGTTTTGTCTCTCCTGATTAATTAGCCACAATTTGTTTAAGAAGTGCAATCTCCCTTGACAAATTGGAATATTATATTTAGTGCTGTGCGCACATGGTCACTCAAAATTATCCACCCTATTTGGGAAAATTTACACCATATTTTCTCAAGGGGGAGGATACATTCATCAATAGTTTCTGAGGGCACAGAGGTCACCATTACCTGTGGCAGTAGCACAGTTGCTTTCTTTTCCCCTAAGGATACAGCACCTGTGTTGGCAGCCTGATCATCATTTGTGGTCCTCCACAACCCCTCAAACTTAACATCATTCCAGGGAATTTGTTGTTTTTGGGGGGATAGTGGCTGTTACAAAAGTGGTGGggaatatttggagaaaatgcTTCAAAGTGGACTTGTTTTGTAGGAGAGAGGAAAAAtctcagaatttttaaaaaagaaaacaagttttctgagaaATCGTGGCTCAGTTCTACTTTTATTTCTGGGAAGATAATAATATTTTCTCtttagttctttttaaaaagtgatattgTCAGGATAGAGTATTGCTAGGAACGTTTGGCATGGTAAAGGTTGGAAGACATAATACCATTATGGATCCACAAATGTAAACAGTGTGTGGAGTTAAACTAATCTGTCATCAGTTATGGAGACGGGGATGTGCACAGTCCCACTGTTGGGGCTGGCCATGGATATCAATATGAGGTGAGAGACAGAAACAGGAGTCATGATATAAAGTCAGGAGCCAGGAAGAAAGAATAAGTCAAAAGATGCCCCCGCCCAAATAAACACactacacacataaacacactaCAGCAATGATAGACCTTGTTGTTTGACCAAGATGTAGTTGGAACAGGGCGCTTTCATATAGGCCTTCATTTCCAGAAGGATCTATTGGCTAGCAGTCAGGGCCTGAGCGTGCAATGCTGCCTAGCAAGATGCTGTGACACAGTGGTTCCCCATGCAGGGCTGCCACACAGAGAGACCTAAAAGTTCCCAGTTCAAACCTCAGCAGCTCCTGATACTTCCCTGGGGGAGGAAGTAGACATTACAGAAGACATTGGGAATCGAAGCTGGTAGAAAGGTGAAGGGTATATTAGCACCAAAAATGCCACCCCCAAGTTTGGCTGTCTCCTGCAATGCTAGTATCACTTACTATGAATTCTCTAGCACTAGCAACTAAAGGCGTAGGTCACAACACAATGGTGCCAATTAATGACTTTGCATGATGCGAAGAGGAAGATCAGGAGAACTAGGCAGGAACCTCAAAAATGCTTCAAGTTTTTGTTTTAAGCAAAACCCCTTATGAAAtacatttaaatatgtgttttaaaatattgttcaACGTCTTACTGCCGATTCACATTGTTGCACATCTCTTAGACTCAAGATTGAAAGGTAAGATAATAATGTTTAGTGATAATAATGTAATGTAATAAGATTGGGGGTTGAACTAGATGACCTCAAAGTCTATTCCAACTCAATAATTGTATGGCTGATGTTTTGACAATAGAATGATAGCTTAagtcagaggtggctaacctatggctttccagatgttgctgcattacaactcccatcagctctaatCATCAGGGataatggtcaggtatgatgacAGTTGTAGGTGATAGGAGCTGGGTGTTGTGAGGTGGGAGTCAAGCTTAGTCCCCCTTCTATTTAGAAGCATCCCTCCAAGGCAGATTCCTTCATCTTTGTGGTTACGTTGTCTGATTTTAAAGTTTCCCACATCCCACATATGGCCTGAATGAAGGCAGTGTGAAAGGGGCACTCCGGCATTCTGATGCTGGGATGTTGAGCCAGTCAAAGGGCAGACCTATTTAAAACTGAGAGGTCCTTCCCTTTTTCCTCTCTGAATCCGGCACAGTCACCCATCCAACCTCCCTATTTGGTCAGTATGGGCCTTGCTAGTCATTTCTTCATGGAGCACCAAGTGGAAATGTTTGGAAGACTTCCTTATTGGCCTTGGGTCCCTTCTTTTTCTCCTAGCCCATACAGCAGGGTGGTGTTCACAATTTGGCTGATTTGGTTAATTTAACAGTCATAGTTGTTGTGACATGggtagatgcagagcttggaaaagttacttttttgaactacaactcccatcagccccagccagcatggccactgttgggctgatgggagttgtagttcaaaaaagtaacttttccaagctctggagatgaGAAGGCGTATCACATTCAGATTGGTAAGAGCCCTAAGGCACCTGGATGGCCCCAGGTGGCTGTATTGCCCTTAATGGGATCACTGTATATATCAACTGACCTGCTGTCACTTATCTGAATGTAGTTTATTTCCCCATTGCAATATGTTTAATAACATCATGATCTTTAGTCACATACATCAGGGATTGCCAATGTTTTTTGGACCAGTTGGAACTTTGAGAAattgctgtgggtgccagtctcaaaatggctgctgtgatgGTGTGTGGCATACCACACAACAAACCTGCCACATctaaaataccagaaaaccatGCAGGCATGCCGCCACCCCATCAGCCATCCCCTGTCGATAGAAGAAAAAGGGACCTACCTCAGTCATCCGCTGCTCACAGACAGAATCCCTTTGCACCTTTCATCTGATTGGAAtggaagacataagaacataagaacataagaagagcctgctggatcaggccagtggcccatctagtccagcatcctgttctcacagtggccaaccaggtgcctgggggaagcccgcaagcaggacccgagtgcaagaacacctggGTGGGTGTCCACTCcctgcatccaatgaaatgtgggcatgtttaaaggGGCATGTTTCCCCTTAATGTAGGAGAGGCCAAGCCAGTGCCAATACAAACAGAGCAGGCAGAGTAAAcagtctcttgtgcattgtggatttttgaggggatatttcctGAGATCTTTCATGGGTACCATAAGTGGTATTTATTTATGCCTTTCACAGTTGCAGGTACTGTTGGCACACTGGTTCCCACACATGCCACATTAGTGATCCATGCCATACATGCAATCTTTTGACTTTATTCTGGTCAAGGAGCAAAGCCCTGGCATTTAGAAATGCAAGGCAAATggctaagaagaagaagaaaagtacGGCCCTAAACTGCATGTATTTAAGACAATGCCCTCCATGTTTTGATGTCTCCCACCATGATTTGTCCCATTCAGCAAACTTTTCACTTTTGAAAAGTTAATTGTATCTCCATGCTGTTTATTAACAAGGTTGGAACTCCTTAAAGGATTTAGTTTGTCTTGAGTACACTATGGATGATATGGTATTATCTGTGCTAGTTCGGCTATAAAGGTATATTTTGAATCACATATTTCCTTTGCAGAGTTTTTAATCCAGATTGTGTAAAAACCAGCAGATCATAGAATAGTTACTAACTATTCTGTTTTCTTGTTCACCCATTTGTTGTGACTTGTATTGTGTTAtgacattttgatttttttaacatGGCTACccgattgattttttaaaatattttttataatgaTGTTTAAATGTACTCAACACTTTTAAATACACTTTTAAATTGGTATCTTATATATAATGGTGGCTACTAAATTCTATATAGTGAATCATAGACACCATAGACAACAGAGGGCAGCTGGCATGGATTTTACATAAATGGCAGGTAAATTATAATGCTGGATTTGCACGGTCAGAGTACGTTTATCATCACCATATctacaagtgggtaatttctaaAAGCAGAGGCGCAGCTGCTTTTCTGTGGCAGGTATCGCTTTGGCCAGGTTCTTGCAATGAGCAGATAAGGTGGTTAATTAAACTGAATCACAAAAGTACAAtcatatacatgtctgctcagaagggagttccagtgagttcaatgggacttactcctaggtaactgtttttagaattgaACCTTGAATACATTTGCATAATTGCATGTATTTATAAAACTAGATGTCAGGGGAAGAAGTCAGTTCTAACTTAGCCTTCTCCCCATACATGCACATGTTCCATAAatagttttttatatatatacaggaaCATTCATTTTCATTCTAATATGGTCTGGAAAACATGCTTACCACTTCATTTGTCCTTTGTGAGAACATGGGTTTGCATCTTTagagttggtgggctctccaatactggagacattcaaatggcagctggacagccacctgctcaGTATGCTTTAAGCAGGATTCCTGTATTGTGCAGGAATGGACTCAATGgcattataggctccttccaactctactattctatgattctatgaaaacagtCCATTTCTGATGATGCAAACTGCCCAGCTCCCAATAGTGTCTGCTCCTTTCTTGCTCCCACACTTAGTGTCAAGAAGCCAACAATTCTGAAATGGGGCATTGTGACCTCACAGATTGAAGACCCAGTCAgaaccattgcctttctctaatTGTTGCAACGATTTCAGTTTTCTATGTAGCTATTGTCCTTTCCCTCCCCAAAAAATCTTTGACATGTTTACATCATATTGACCAACACAGAAGACTATAATTATGGGTTATGTTTCAGGGTTACCCagaattattatatattattagttatactttgttttacttttatatAATCTCAGACAACAGTGTACAATACAAACAGTGGAAATCCAGCTGTTAGGgtctttttatttttagaaagaaTAGATTTATTAAGAATCAATATGTGTGTTTGATAGCTTCACTTTGTGGTTGGAATGATGACATTTCTggaaaaaattgtttaaatatctaGCCAAACTACTACACATTCCAATTATTCGGTGATTTTAAATCATGGAACCACTTTAGAGATGGCTAGGAACAAACATAACAGAGGAGGGGCATTAAAGAAACATTGTACACTTGGCATATAGGAAACAGGAGGTTTAGATCAGGTGCTCTGAACTTTAGGGTCTAAGGTTGTATACATGAgtatgttaaggggaatgtaagttgagcaGTAAATGTGCATAATAACCGGTCACTGTGTACATTCACAAGACCTCATGATGATTCCCAACAGGCCTTGAGAAATGTGCATATCTCAGCTAAATGTTATATATTCTCTggtcattatgcataatctccaatagGCCTTGGGGAGTTTGCATATCTCAAAtgcacttagtgattccttgatgaccttcatggagttttcccaatattaatttatttatttatttatttattggacttgtataccgccccatagccgaagctctctaaaaacattaaaacaaatatacaatttaaaacacatattttaaaaacaatttaaaacac belongs to Rhineura floridana isolate rRhiFlo1 chromosome 11, rRhiFlo1.hap2, whole genome shotgun sequence and includes:
- the LOC133367980 gene encoding olfactory receptor 5B21-like; this encodes MANSNWGNETTITELNLLGFGNAERLQIYLFLLFLFIYICTMAGNLLIILLVISEQQLHTPMYFFLANLSSLDSCTVSTILPKVLAGCLTGNRAIPVWGCIAQFYFFASLVATQCYLLAMMSYDRYLAICKPLHYTTLMNSSLCFRLATGSWINGFIGMSVYIVLMSQLIFCGPKDIDHFFCDVAPLMKLACSDTKTMELVTSIFSSIFTLPPFILTLTSYIFIVSRIMRIPSTMEKKKAFSTCSSHLLVVSLFYGTLIIVYVLPKTDRLKTLNEFFSIFYSVLTPLVNPLIYSLRNREMKKALRKFLGKYVNFLRHQEI